A window of Acinetobacter sp. TR3 contains these coding sequences:
- a CDS encoding VOC family protein has product MKISYLDHLVLTVASIETTCQFYQSALNFEVITFGENRKVLQFGHQKINLHQVGKEFEPKALRPTAGSADLCFIAETPLKDVIAHLHALNIEIIEGPIERTGAIGKILSIYLRDPDQNLIEISNYLNT; this is encoded by the coding sequence ATGAAAATAAGTTATTTAGATCATTTAGTTCTGACAGTCGCTAGTATTGAAACAACTTGTCAGTTTTATCAATCTGCTCTGAATTTTGAAGTGATTACTTTCGGTGAAAATCGTAAGGTACTTCAATTTGGTCATCAAAAAATTAATTTGCATCAAGTTGGCAAAGAGTTTGAACCTAAAGCACTTCGTCCGACTGCAGGTTCTGCGGATTTATGCTTTATTGCTGAAACACCTTTAAAGGACGTGATTGCACATCTTCACGCATTAAACATTGAGATCATTGAAGGCCCTATCGAAAGAACTGGGGCAATAGGAAAAATTCTTTCGATTTATTTACGTGATCCAGATCAGAACTTGATTGAAATATCGAACTATCTCAATACTTAA
- a CDS encoding FAD-dependent oxidoreductase produces the protein MKTPHFAIIGAGTAGLATAILLAREGHQVTIFEKVEELSPVGAGLLLQPAGLAVFEHLGILDQALKLGAKVTGLEGQLPNKRLLVNSHYHQAGNNLYGLGIHRSTLCYILTQKLAEYSSHVTWRMSHHIERIEEQPHEIRLFGTDQQHNFDDCFDAVLIANGARSQLRPKAWVKVDQAYPWGAAWTIVPECLNLNPEILHQFYDRSKIMMGVLPTGAIPTAPQQRLSSVFWSLPTSQLQSFLKTEQSKQDWLKQVSDRWSDVAEWLEQLLLDEHNQPQWLSAQYRDVVMSRYGQGRIGVIGDAAHAMSPQLGQGANMALLDAWAFSQSLRAAQKNQQIDWSMLWQHYHQQRRSSTQFYQFLSRLLTPLYQSDHWWTGGLRDLTFPWMYQIPYFRKEMAITISGLKTGMFQHMSYQQIATYPHNQNALIQNNQSLPEYD, from the coding sequence ATGAAAACACCACATTTCGCCATTATCGGTGCAGGTACAGCGGGACTGGCGACTGCTATTTTGCTCGCACGAGAAGGTCATCAGGTCACGATTTTTGAAAAGGTTGAAGAACTATCGCCTGTTGGCGCAGGCTTGTTACTACAACCTGCGGGTTTGGCTGTTTTTGAACATTTAGGCATACTCGATCAGGCATTAAAACTCGGGGCAAAAGTCACAGGTTTAGAAGGACAACTTCCCAATAAACGTCTATTGGTGAATAGCCACTATCATCAGGCAGGCAACAACCTTTATGGTCTCGGCATCCATCGTTCTACGTTGTGCTATATCCTCACTCAAAAACTCGCTGAATATTCAAGTCATGTCACGTGGCGAATGAGCCATCATATTGAACGCATTGAAGAACAGCCGCATGAAATTCGATTATTTGGCACTGATCAACAACACAACTTTGATGACTGTTTCGATGCTGTACTAATTGCCAATGGCGCGCGCAGCCAACTTCGCCCTAAAGCATGGGTCAAAGTTGATCAAGCTTATCCGTGGGGAGCTGCATGGACAATCGTGCCTGAATGCCTAAATTTAAATCCTGAGATCCTGCATCAATTCTATGATCGTTCTAAAATCATGATGGGCGTTCTGCCAACAGGTGCTATCCCAACTGCTCCTCAGCAACGACTTTCCAGTGTGTTTTGGAGTTTACCAACATCACAACTGCAATCATTCTTAAAAACTGAACAATCAAAACAAGATTGGTTAAAGCAAGTATCAGATCGTTGGTCTGATGTCGCTGAATGGCTAGAACAACTTTTATTGGATGAACACAATCAACCGCAATGGTTATCTGCTCAATATCGTGATGTGGTGATGTCTCGATACGGACAAGGTCGAATCGGGGTGATTGGTGATGCTGCACATGCCATGAGTCCACAATTGGGACAAGGTGCGAATATGGCACTTTTAGATGCGTGGGCTTTTTCCCAATCATTACGCGCCGCTCAGAAAAATCAGCAAATTGACTGGTCAATGTTATGGCAACATTATCATCAACAGCGTCGTTCCTCGACTCAGTTCTATCAATTCCTTAGTCGTTTACTGACTCCACTTTATCAATCTGATCATTGGTGGACGGGTGGCTTACGTGATCTCACTTTTCCGTGGATGTATCAAATCCCCTATTTTCGTAAAGAAATGGCGATTACCATTTCAGGTTTAAAAACAGGTATGTTCCAACATATGAGCTATCAACAGATTGCGACATACCCACACAATCAAAATGCATTAATTCAAAACAATCAATCACTACCTGAATATGACTAA
- the hisIE gene encoding bifunctional phosphoribosyl-AMP cyclohydrolase/phosphoribosyl-ATP diphosphatase HisIE, translating into MSNWLDEVKFDSNGLVPAIAQHHQTGRVLMVAWMNREALQLTAEKNQALYYSRSRQKLWHKGEESGHFQTVHEIRLDCDADVIILQIEQHGGIACHTGRESCFYRKLTPQGWEIVDAQLKDPTAIYGASAKVEAHDHGQAEQVDVLSHLGRLMQERKKAEADNSYVASLYKKGINKILEKVGEESIESIIAAKDYAAHASLENKHDLIYEVADLWFHTIVMLGYFDLDPQEVLDELARRQGLSGLVEKANRSQEA; encoded by the coding sequence ATGTCAAACTGGTTAGATGAAGTTAAATTTGATTCCAATGGTCTTGTTCCTGCCATTGCACAACATCATCAAACTGGTCGAGTGTTAATGGTTGCGTGGATGAATCGTGAAGCCTTACAACTGACTGCTGAAAAAAATCAAGCTTTGTATTACTCACGTTCACGTCAAAAATTGTGGCACAAAGGCGAAGAATCAGGGCATTTCCAAACAGTGCATGAAATTCGTTTAGATTGCGATGCTGATGTGATTATTCTGCAAATTGAACAGCATGGTGGAATTGCTTGCCATACAGGTCGTGAATCTTGTTTCTATCGCAAACTGACCCCTCAAGGTTGGGAGATTGTAGATGCTCAACTGAAAGATCCAACTGCAATTTACGGCGCATCTGCAAAAGTCGAAGCACACGATCATGGTCAAGCTGAACAAGTTGACGTACTCAGTCACTTAGGGCGTTTGATGCAAGAACGTAAAAAAGCTGAAGCAGATAATTCTTATGTTGCCAGCCTATACAAAAAAGGCATTAATAAAATTTTAGAAAAAGTCGGCGAAGAAAGCATCGAAAGCATTATTGCAGCCAAAGATTATGCAGCACATGCTTCTTTAGAAAATAAGCATGATCTGATTTATGAAGTTGCAGATTTATGGTTCCACACGATTGTAATGCTCGGCTACTTCGACCTTGATCCACAAGAAGTTCTAGATGAACTGGCTCGTCGCCAAGGTCTTTCTGGTTTGGTTGAAAAAGCCAACCGTAGCCAAGAAGCGTAA
- a CDS encoding UvrD-helicase domain-containing protein produces the protein MSNIEKPKATYEQAIAIDNARLGQSFKVIAYAGTGKTTTLQMISDAMPERRGMYLAFNKAIASEAQSKFHGNVNCRTFHSLAFRSVPRGVTDKLRLPRLSPSFIAKEYRLEPITLRRLMGGRYEKYVLMPSRLASLVANAVSYFCSTSSQYPAPRHIQAPNWLHQDDIESLQQHLYPAVERRWLESIDQNHQAGIGHDIYLKLWALSEPNIPTDYVLFDEAQDADPLMLGILLRQKSTQVIYVGDAHQQIYAWRGAVNAMQQMPLHESRLTTSFRFGDAIADVANSLLGALNETVPLLGNPNVKSSVVNKPHTKMRDAILCRTNARAMELLLSGLVHGDKVGLQADHQKLSRFVDAASLLKQGKRITDVPELAWFNSWHDVHEYCETNDGSDIKPLVKLVDDHGTEPLKKALAKITPIEQADYVISTAHKAKGLEWNRVHIEDDYQFKINGLEHKITDEELRLLYVACTRAKVSLNIHHLYDLIQQLKRGAPSSLRQSVG, from the coding sequence GTGTCGAATATCGAGAAACCCAAAGCCACCTATGAGCAAGCGATTGCGATAGACAATGCTCGTTTAGGTCAGTCCTTTAAAGTGATTGCGTATGCTGGCACAGGTAAAACCACGACTTTACAAATGATCAGTGATGCCATGCCCGAACGGCGTGGTATGTATTTGGCTTTCAACAAAGCCATTGCATCTGAAGCACAGAGTAAATTTCATGGCAATGTAAATTGTCGTACCTTTCACTCTCTTGCCTTTCGTAGCGTACCGCGTGGCGTGACTGATAAATTACGACTACCTCGCTTAAGCCCAAGTTTTATCGCTAAAGAATATCGTTTAGAGCCTATTACGCTGCGTCGTTTAATGGGTGGACGTTACGAAAAATATGTATTGATGCCAAGTCGTCTTGCGAGTTTGGTTGCCAATGCCGTCAGCTATTTCTGCTCGACCAGCTCACAATACCCTGCCCCTCGTCATATCCAAGCACCTAACTGGTTGCATCAAGATGATATTGAATCGTTACAACAGCACTTATATCCAGCAGTTGAACGCCGTTGGTTAGAGTCGATTGATCAAAATCATCAAGCAGGCATTGGTCACGATATTTACCTCAAACTTTGGGCATTATCAGAACCCAATATTCCAACAGATTATGTTCTGTTTGATGAAGCACAAGATGCTGACCCATTGATGCTTGGCATTTTACTACGCCAAAAAAGCACACAAGTGATTTATGTCGGTGATGCACATCAACAAATCTATGCTTGGCGTGGTGCGGTCAATGCCATGCAACAAATGCCATTACATGAAAGTCGCTTAACCACCTCTTTCCGTTTTGGCGATGCAATTGCTGATGTTGCCAATAGTCTGCTGGGTGCATTAAATGAAACTGTTCCGCTACTTGGCAATCCAAATGTTAAATCGAGTGTGGTGAATAAACCGCATACCAAAATGCGTGATGCAATTCTATGCCGTACCAATGCAAGAGCAATGGAACTATTACTCTCAGGTTTAGTACATGGTGACAAAGTCGGTTTGCAAGCTGATCACCAAAAACTCAGTCGTTTTGTTGATGCAGCCAGTTTACTCAAACAAGGCAAACGTATTACCGATGTACCCGAATTGGCTTGGTTCAACTCTTGGCATGATGTGCATGAATATTGTGAAACCAATGATGGTAGTGATATTAAGCCCTTAGTTAAACTGGTTGATGATCACGGTACTGAGCCACTCAAAAAAGCGCTTGCTAAAATCACGCCCATTGAACAAGCAGATTATGTGATTTCCACCGCACATAAAGCCAAAGGCTTGGAATGGAATCGTGTGCATATCGAAGATGATTATCAATTTAAAATCAATGGACTAGAACACAAAATTACAGATGAGGAATTAAGATTACTTTATGTTGCCTGTACTCGTGCTAAAGTAAGTTTAAATATTCATCATCTTTACGATTTGATACAACAATTAAAACGGGGCGCTCCCTCAAGTCTTCGCCAGTCCGTAGGTTAA
- a CDS encoding monovalent cation/H+ antiporter subunit A: MDISVLPIIILLPLILGTTLVSQLQRISRGMTAIGAIGISLSCFILLLSQAETVLQGNALQQSWEWLPQLGINLSFRLDALGLLFGLLISGIGTLIYIYAYYYLSPKNSLSKLYQLLMLFMAAMLGISLSNNLIILLVFWELTSISSFLLVGYWSQYDAAQRGARMALTITGMGGLAMLGGFVLLGQITGTYQIDQLVLMKDSIQQHQLFIPTLLLILLGAFTKSAQFPFHFWLPNAMAAPTPVSAYLHSATMVKAGIFLLARLAPLFIGAALYHNIVTFVGLFTLCMAAGFAIFKEDLKGLLAYSTISHLGLIVCLLGIGSPLAVAAAIFHIINHATFKAALFMIAGIIDHETGTRDLRKLSGIWQLLPFTGTLTMITAASMAGVPLTNGFISKEMFFTELLANLSGPVMIIAATVATLSGIFAVTYSIRLVHGVFFDGGIGKHIPNKDAHEPPLGMRLPAIILATLCILVGILPALLAGTVVNSVMRASLAQPEFEGVHLAIWHGINAPLIMSLIALMGGGLFYFSLIKNERLRKIDLDPYLGKFQGKLLFESFLKHLLLTSRKIKQKTETGSLQSYLLWIVFFSIIMVGLPLFNQGLTTGTRELTHAPWIAVVLWLTLFSGCWMMLWFHHERIKAVLISGAVGLVVTMVFVTLSAPDLALTQITVDVVTTVLLLMSLSLLPQLTPYESSRPRRWRDASLAIAGGIGIGWITWLILTREHNSISWFFLQQSLPLGGGSNVVNVILVDFRGFDTFGEITVLGIAAIGALCLMDGMRAHGTTMTQGLSYRFNPSPLMLRISASWVLPLALVVSIYIFMRGHNYPGGGFIAGLITAMALIIQYIVLGQDQAEQLIKAKSGRLYEIWIGSGLAIAGLTGIAAWFWTRPFLTTAHIYIEPPLLGKMHLASAVSFDLGVYMTVVGATMLLISVLGDSRHSSMSGPVPSGDK; this comes from the coding sequence ATGGATATCAGTGTGCTACCGATTATTATTTTATTACCACTCATACTTGGCACAACCCTTGTCTCACAATTGCAACGTATTTCACGGGGTATGACGGCAATTGGAGCAATTGGCATTAGCCTGAGTTGTTTTATTTTACTGCTTAGCCAAGCTGAAACGGTTTTACAGGGTAATGCCCTGCAACAGAGTTGGGAATGGCTTCCACAACTAGGCATCAATCTTAGTTTTCGCCTTGATGCGTTAGGATTATTATTCGGCTTACTGATTAGTGGGATCGGCACACTGATTTATATTTATGCCTATTATTATCTCAGTCCCAAAAACTCACTCAGTAAACTGTATCAGTTGCTCATGCTATTCATGGCGGCTATGCTTGGAATTTCACTCTCCAACAATTTGATTATCTTACTGGTATTTTGGGAACTGACCAGTATTTCTTCATTCTTGCTCGTGGGCTATTGGAGTCAATATGATGCCGCCCAACGTGGCGCACGTATGGCACTCACCATCACAGGGATGGGCGGTTTGGCGATGCTAGGGGGCTTTGTCCTCTTAGGACAAATCACGGGTACTTACCAGATTGACCAATTGGTGTTAATGAAAGACTCCATTCAACAACATCAGTTATTTATTCCAACGCTACTTTTAATTTTATTAGGTGCATTTACCAAAAGTGCGCAATTTCCTTTTCACTTTTGGTTGCCAAATGCAATGGCAGCTCCCACCCCTGTTTCAGCCTATCTACATTCAGCAACGATGGTAAAAGCAGGCATTTTCTTATTAGCACGTTTAGCCCCTCTATTTATTGGTGCTGCGCTGTACCACAACATTGTGACCTTTGTTGGTCTATTTACCTTGTGTATGGCAGCAGGTTTCGCCATATTCAAAGAAGATCTCAAAGGGCTTTTAGCTTATTCAACCATCAGCCATTTAGGTTTGATTGTTTGTTTACTCGGCATTGGTTCACCACTCGCTGTTGCAGCAGCAATCTTTCATATCATTAATCATGCAACATTCAAAGCTGCTCTTTTCATGATTGCAGGCATTATTGATCATGAAACAGGAACACGTGATTTACGTAAGCTCAGTGGTATCTGGCAACTCCTTCCGTTCACAGGTACCCTAACCATGATCACCGCTGCTTCGATGGCTGGTGTACCGCTGACCAATGGCTTTATTTCCAAAGAGATGTTCTTTACGGAATTACTGGCAAACCTATCAGGCCCAGTAATGATAATTGCAGCCACCGTAGCAACTTTATCCGGTATTTTTGCTGTTACTTATTCTATTCGTTTGGTACATGGTGTGTTCTTTGATGGTGGGATTGGTAAACACATTCCTAATAAAGATGCGCACGAACCACCTCTCGGAATGCGCTTACCAGCGATTATATTAGCGACATTATGTATTCTGGTCGGTATTCTGCCTGCACTATTGGCTGGAACAGTCGTGAATAGTGTAATGCGTGCGAGTTTGGCTCAACCTGAATTTGAGGGTGTTCACTTAGCGATTTGGCATGGTATTAATGCACCTTTAATCATGAGTCTGATTGCATTGATGGGTGGTGGTTTATTTTACTTTAGCCTCATTAAAAATGAGCGTTTACGTAAAATTGACTTAGACCCTTATTTAGGTAAATTCCAAGGCAAACTTTTATTTGAATCATTCCTGAAGCATCTCTTACTTACCAGTCGAAAAATCAAACAAAAGACAGAAACTGGTTCTCTACAAAGTTATCTTCTTTGGATTGTTTTCTTTAGCATCATCATGGTGGGTTTACCCCTATTCAATCAGGGTTTAACAACTGGCACACGTGAGCTTACCCATGCTCCATGGATTGCTGTGGTCTTATGGCTCACATTATTCTCTGGCTGTTGGATGATGTTGTGGTTCCACCACGAACGGATTAAAGCTGTTTTAATTAGTGGTGCTGTTGGACTTGTTGTCACCATGGTGTTTGTCACCCTATCTGCACCAGATCTTGCACTTACTCAGATCACAGTTGACGTTGTTACTACTGTTTTATTGTTGATGAGCTTATCGTTATTACCGCAGTTAACCCCTTACGAATCGAGTCGTCCACGCCGCTGGCGAGATGCAAGCTTAGCAATCGCAGGTGGTATCGGTATTGGTTGGATTACATGGCTAATACTAACACGAGAACATAATTCAATCTCATGGTTCTTCTTACAACAATCCCTCCCATTAGGCGGTGGTTCAAACGTCGTCAATGTCATTCTTGTTGATTTCCGTGGTTTTGATACCTTCGGTGAAATTACAGTATTGGGTATTGCAGCAATAGGAGCACTGTGTCTCATGGATGGTATGCGTGCGCATGGCACTACCATGACACAAGGTTTATCTTATCGTTTTAACCCTTCACCATTGATGTTACGTATTTCAGCCTCATGGGTACTTCCTCTTGCCCTTGTCGTCAGTATCTACATTTTTATGCGTGGGCATAACTATCCCGGGGGTGGATTCATTGCAGGTCTGATCACGGCAATGGCACTCATCATTCAATATATCGTATTGGGTCAAGATCAAGCTGAGCAATTGATTAAAGCAAAATCTGGTCGCTTATATGAGATTTGGATTGGCTCAGGTTTAGCAATTGCAGGTTTAACGGGTATTGCAGCTTGGTTTTGGACACGCCCATTCTTAACAACAGCACATATTTATATAGAACCACCATTATTGGGGAAAATGCATTTAGCTTCGGCTGTCTCATTTGATCTCGGGGTTTATATGACCGTTGTTGGCGCGACAATGCTGCTAATTTCAGTCTTAGGTGATTCGCGTCACTCAAGTATGTCTGGACCTGTTCCAAGTGGAGATAAATAA
- a CDS encoding ATP-binding protein, protein MQLESVLFKHVGMFRDLTIEFQPAKRPITLILGEQATGKTTILRNIYQALTWFSARYKDIRTAGVVIADQDILLTRLQAKVQVQVRMSSELNHHLPESSSAQMTDTQNCSWKLFKTFNSQGVGISQVETQQLDQMVSLYQKTSLQDPLFGLPFIAYYPAERFVQEVNLQSKNAPGTLQDIAAYDLMAIPYTTFARFFEWLREISDVENAHSAHIVRRIIGNDFSQQNQSEVLQQLQQELMNHPKQLSAPNLYALKKSLHTIFPELNDIYIQYIPKLQLMVRYKDQTIPFQQLSASLKSWIALVGDITRRLCLLNPHCFDPCLEGEGILLIDQIEHQLDQNMSAEILERLHQAFPRLQIIASGNRDELLEHALEYQCLRLGDKEIYEINLEKSQQQLSQLYNELSQSESILLQQNQHLLESETLISKVDELFHQIQALDEQEKSNLLHLLKIDDTPQETSL, encoded by the coding sequence ATGCAACTTGAATCAGTGCTATTTAAACATGTTGGGATGTTTCGAGATTTAACCATTGAATTTCAACCTGCAAAACGTCCCATCACGCTTATTTTAGGTGAGCAAGCCACAGGCAAAACTACAATTTTAAGAAATATCTATCAAGCCTTAACGTGGTTCTCCGCACGTTATAAAGATATTCGCACTGCTGGTGTTGTGATTGCTGATCAAGATATTTTGTTGACACGCTTACAAGCCAAAGTTCAAGTCCAAGTTAGAATGAGCAGCGAATTAAATCATCATCTACCAGAAAGTAGCTCTGCACAAATGACTGACACTCAGAACTGTAGTTGGAAATTATTTAAAACATTTAACAGTCAAGGCGTGGGCATTAGCCAAGTTGAAACTCAACAATTGGATCAAATGGTGTCGTTGTATCAAAAAACCAGTCTTCAAGACCCGTTATTTGGTTTACCGTTCATTGCCTACTATCCTGCTGAACGTTTTGTGCAAGAAGTCAATTTACAAAGTAAGAATGCACCAGGAACATTACAAGATATTGCTGCCTACGATTTAATGGCGATTCCATACACAACTTTTGCGCGTTTCTTTGAGTGGCTACGAGAAATTAGTGATGTTGAAAATGCTCACTCTGCCCACATTGTCAGACGTATTATTGGCAACGATTTCAGTCAGCAGAATCAATCAGAGGTTTTGCAGCAATTACAACAAGAACTGATGAATCATCCTAAACAACTTTCAGCACCTAATTTATATGCGCTGAAAAAAAGCTTACATACCATTTTTCCAGAATTGAATGATATCTATATTCAATATATCCCTAAGCTTCAATTAATGGTGCGTTACAAAGATCAGACCATTCCATTTCAGCAATTATCGGCCTCTCTTAAATCATGGATTGCATTGGTAGGTGATATTACACGTCGTTTATGCTTGCTTAATCCACATTGTTTCGACCCTTGTTTAGAAGGTGAAGGCATATTATTAATTGATCAAATTGAGCATCAGTTAGATCAAAATATGAGTGCTGAAATTTTAGAGCGTTTACATCAAGCATTTCCAAGACTGCAAATTATTGCTTCAGGCAATCGCGATGAATTATTAGAACATGCTTTAGAATATCAATGCTTAAGGTTAGGTGATAAAGAAATTTATGAGATTAATCTTGAGAAATCTCAACAACAACTTTCACAACTCTATAATGAGTTAAGTCAATCAGAAAGCATTCTCTTGCAGCAGAATCAACACTTATTAGAATCAGAAACTTTGATCAGTAAAGTTGATGAACTCTTTCATCAAATCCAAGCGCTTGATGAGCAAGAAAAGAGTAATTTGCTTCATCTACTTAAAATTGATGATACCCCTCAAGAGACATCACTTTAA
- a CDS encoding ABC1 kinase family protein, with the protein MIPHVTRLLELWRIAAHYRLDTLFPAEELPVKARHALNIIKTHPAAWSSREKKNPLKLKEALEDMGPLAIKLGQLLSTRRDLIPPEVLSQLVLLQDRVKPYDTQLAKQRIQESLKADVSTLFSRFDEQPLAAASIAQVHTAALHDGREVVVKVTRPDIRNQILQDFEILAWLGDWLENRLEAARALHLSEIIQDYRQIILNELDLSLEADNTRRMRHYFTGSSMMYVPEVYMDSKDVMVAERITGVPISDIATFDRLGMDRADLAEKGLTIFFTQVFRDNFFHADMHPGNVFVETINPSNPRFIALDCAIMGELSKHDQMTIARMLLAVMNSNFMQLIQIVHQAGWIPPGTDQDALSREMRRTVGPMVSKPMDQLDFAGILIQVMDIARRFHLEIPPQLMLLLKTLVHVEGLGTDLYPQLDIWKLAKPILTEWVKANMNPVKNIKELGQQIPDLLLGAQDLPTLLIDSLNGLKNQSAWQDKQLREIQQMRLQMQQQQRRSWMFGSTMLILLTIAIISPWFVSVVLIGLSALIALWRIMK; encoded by the coding sequence ATGATTCCGCATGTTACACGGTTACTCGAACTCTGGCGTATAGCAGCACACTACCGCCTTGACACCTTGTTCCCTGCGGAAGAATTACCAGTTAAAGCACGCCATGCCCTAAACATTATCAAAACCCACCCTGCGGCATGGTCAAGCCGTGAGAAAAAGAATCCGCTCAAGCTCAAAGAAGCTTTAGAGGATATGGGACCCTTAGCGATTAAACTAGGTCAGTTGCTTTCTACTCGTCGTGATTTGATTCCACCAGAAGTATTATCACAATTGGTGTTGTTACAAGACCGTGTCAAACCCTATGACACCCAATTGGCAAAACAACGCATCCAAGAATCGCTCAAAGCAGATGTATCCACATTATTCTCTCGCTTTGATGAGCAACCCCTTGCTGCGGCATCGATTGCACAAGTCCATACTGCTGCCTTACACGATGGTCGTGAAGTGGTAGTTAAAGTCACTCGCCCTGATATTCGCAATCAAATTCTGCAAGACTTTGAAATCTTGGCATGGCTCGGTGACTGGCTTGAAAATCGTTTAGAAGCAGCTCGTGCTCTGCATTTATCTGAAATTATTCAAGACTATCGTCAAATTATCTTGAATGAACTTGATTTGAGTCTAGAAGCGGATAATACCCGCCGTATGCGTCATTACTTTACAGGCTCAAGCATGATGTACGTGCCTGAAGTCTATATGGACAGTAAAGATGTCATGGTAGCCGAACGCATCACAGGTGTGCCTATTTCAGATATCGCAACCTTTGATCGTTTGGGTATGGATCGTGCTGATTTGGCTGAAAAAGGTTTAACCATCTTCTTTACCCAAGTGTTTCGTGACAATTTCTTCCATGCCGACATGCATCCGGGTAATGTGTTTGTTGAAACCATTAACCCAAGCAACCCACGCTTTATTGCGTTGGACTGTGCCATCATGGGTGAATTGTCTAAGCATGATCAAATGACGATTGCACGGATGTTGCTTGCAGTGATGAACAGCAACTTTATGCAATTGATTCAGATTGTACATCAAGCAGGTTGGATTCCGCCGGGGACTGACCAAGATGCCTTGTCGCGTGAAATGCGTCGCACAGTTGGGCCGATGGTTTCAAAACCAATGGATCAACTGGATTTCGCAGGAATTTTAATTCAAGTCATGGATATTGCGCGTCGTTTCCATTTAGAAATTCCACCGCAATTGATGTTGTTACTCAAAACCTTGGTACATGTTGAAGGCTTAGGCACAGATCTTTACCCACAACTTGATATTTGGAAACTGGCAAAACCGATTTTGACCGAATGGGTCAAAGCCAATATGAACCCAGTTAAAAATATCAAAGAACTCGGGCAACAAATCCCAGACTTGTTATTAGGCGCTCAAGACTTACCGACCCTACTGATCGACAGTTTAAATGGTTTAAAAAACCAATCCGCATGGCAGGACAAACAACTCCGCGAAATTCAGCAAATGCGTTTGCAAATGCAACAACAGCAACGCCGTAGTTGGATGTTTGGCAGTACCATGTTGATTTTACTGACCATTGCCATCATCAGCCCTTGGTTTGTCTCAGTGGTCTTGATTGGATTGAGTGCATTGATCGCACTTTGGCGAATTATGAAATAA
- a CDS encoding ubiquinone biosynthesis accessory factor UbiJ has product MWSILALGAVERIIHHVIDLDAITRIQLNQLQGQLLRVVIDSPQLSVDVFFDENKVRLEPTVTGQAQTPSIFEQRPFDNQNKITDATATLKVANVVELIKLLLSDMDQIGNIPLQGDYHLLQDIQRIMQQVEPDLAAHLSPWIGPQLAHELGRIQLAPQQIKRSLQSHLFFVEDALKEDSGLFAPRWQMDDLNRETRQLNQELDRLEAKFQQLQASFNPQKQSSQD; this is encoded by the coding sequence ATGTGGTCGATTTTAGCACTCGGTGCAGTCGAACGTATCATTCATCATGTGATTGATTTGGATGCGATTACACGCATTCAACTCAATCAACTGCAAGGGCAATTATTACGTGTTGTGATTGATAGCCCACAACTCTCAGTTGATGTTTTTTTTGATGAAAATAAAGTTCGCCTAGAACCTACTGTCACAGGACAGGCTCAAACGCCTTCAATTTTCGAACAACGTCCTTTCGATAATCAAAATAAGATTACCGATGCTACTGCGACTTTAAAAGTTGCGAATGTAGTCGAGCTAATAAAGCTGCTGTTGAGTGATATGGATCAGATTGGTAATATTCCTTTACAGGGTGATTATCATCTTTTGCAAGACATTCAAAGAATTATGCAACAGGTCGAGCCTGATCTTGCGGCGCATTTATCCCCTTGGATTGGTCCACAACTGGCACATGAGTTGGGCAGAATTCAGCTTGCACCTCAACAAATAAAACGCTCGTTGCAAAGTCATTTGTTCTTTGTCGAAGATGCACTTAAAGAAGATAGTGGTTTATTTGCTCCACGTTGGCAAATGGATGATCTGAATCGAGAAACTCGCCAGCTCAATCAAGAGCTAGATCGCTTAGAAGCTAAGTTTCAGCAATTACAGGCTTCTTTCAACCCACAAAAACAATCCTCTCAAGACTAG